In Populus trichocarpa isolate Nisqually-1 chromosome 7, P.trichocarpa_v4.1, whole genome shotgun sequence, the following proteins share a genomic window:
- the LOC18101209 gene encoding zinc finger protein GAI-ASSOCIATED FACTOR 1, whose translation MPVDLDNSSTASGEASVSSSGNQPPPPQQPPSKSAATAKKKRNLPGMPDPEAEVIALSPKTLLATNRFVCEICNKGFQRDQNLQLHRRGHNLPWKLRQRSSKDVKKRVYVCPEPTCVHHDPSRALGDLTGIKKHFCRKHGEKKWKCDKCSKKYAVQSDWKAHSKICGTREYKCDCGTLFSRRDSFITHRAFCDALAEESARAQTQTPNPNPKPNQESDPKVQVDSSPPPAPVAPPVAPDFGSDQGQAPPGLAQSTGMISSPVLAIQSPELSDDPSQIIEEAPAPAPAPAPAPAPAPATVTAGFNGSFSSSTSSSSNGSSTSSVFASLFASSTASGSLQAPQTTAFTDLIHAMAHPDRPTDLTPSSTEPISLCLSTNHGSSIFGTAGQERRQYAPPPQPAMSATALLQKAAQMGAAATNASLLRGLGIVSSSSSSAQPDNMQWGHRQMEPENASVTAGLGLGLPCDGGSGLKELMMGTPSVFGPKHATLDFLGLGMAAGGSPSGGLSALITSIGGGLDVAAAAASFGGGEFSGKDMRRS comes from the exons ATGCCTGTTGATTTAGATAATTCATCTACAGCTTCTGGTGAAGCTAGTGTCTCTTCATCTGGTaaccaaccaccaccaccacaacaaccACCGTCCAAGTCTGCCGCCACCGCTAAGAAAAAACGTAACCTCCCTGGAATGCCAG aTCCCGAAGCAGAGGTGATAGCCTTATCGCCAAAGACCCTTTTAGCTACAAATCGATTTGTATGTGAAATATGCAACAAAGGGTTTCAAAGAGACCAAAACTTGCAACTTCATCGACGAGGACATAATCTACCATGGAAATTAAGGCAAAGATCAAGTAAAGATGTGAAGAAGAGAGTTTATGTATGTCCAGAACCAACTTGTGTACACCATGATCCATCAAGAGCTCTTGGCGATCTTACAGGAATAAAGAAGCATTTTTGCAGAAAACATGGGGAAAAGAAGTGGAAATGCGATAAATGTTCGAAGAAGTATGCTGTTCAGTCTGATTGGAAGGCTCACTCAAAGATTTGTGGTACTAGAGAGTATAAATGTGATTGTGGTACTCTGTTTTCAAG GAGGGATAGCTTTATTACACACAGAGCATTTTGTGATGCCTTGGCGGAGGAGAGTGCTAGAGCTCAAACTCAGACTCCGAAcccaaatccaaaaccaaatcAGGAATCTGACCCGAAAGTGCAAGTTGATTCATCTCCACCGCCAGCACCAGTAGCCCCACCAGTGGCTCCTGATTTTGGTTCGGATCAGGGCCAGGCGCCACCAGGACTAGCTCAGTCAACTGGGATGATATCATCTCCAGTTCTGGCAATTCAGAGTCCAG AGTTATCAGATGATCCCTCACAAATTATAGAAgaagcaccagcaccagcaccagcaccggCACCGGCTCCAGCTCCAGCTCCAGCCACGGTAACTGCAGGGTTCAATGGAAGCTTCAGCAGTAGCACTAGCTCAAGCAGCAATGGCAGCAGCACCAGTAGTGTGTTTGCTAGTTTATTTGCTTCCTCAACTGCTTCAGGAAGCTTGCAGGCTCCTCAGACTACTGCATTTACTGATCTAATTCATGCCATGGCCCATCCTGATCGTCCAACAGACCTTACTCCATCCTCAACTGAACCAATTTCTTTGTGTCTCTCCACCAATCACGGGTCATCGATATTCGGCACTGCAGGGCAGGAACGTAGGCAATATGCACCACCGCCACAACCAGCTATGTCTGCAACTGCACTGTTACAGAAAGCTGCTCAAATGGGGGCTGCTGCTACAAATGCATCGTTGCTTCGTGGGCTTGGAATCgtgtcatcttcttcatcgtcTGCCCAGCCAGACAATATGCAATGGGGTCATAGGCAAATGGAGCCTGAGAATGCCTCAGTTACTGCCGGGCTTGGACTGGGCCTGCCTTGTGATGGAGGTTCTGGACTGAAGGAATTGATGATGGGAACTCCTTCTGTATTTGGTCCGAAGCATGCCACTCTTGATTTTCTTGGACTGGGGATGGCAGCTGGTGGGAGCCCTAGTGGTGGTCTATCGGCTCTCATTACATCTATTGGTGGTGGTCTTGATGTGGCTGCAGCAGCGGCTTCTTTTGGAGGTGGAGAATTTTCTGGCAAGGACATGCGAAGGAGCTGA